A window of the Janthinobacterium agaricidamnosum NBRC 102515 = DSM 9628 genome harbors these coding sequences:
- a CDS encoding HD-GYP domain-containing protein, protein MSIHSHKKPLILVVDDEAANLQLLRHILQDDYRLLYAKDGARALELARQERPALVLLDVMMPGMSGYDVCRVLKADPATSAMPVIFVTALSDPNDELVGFDAGAVDYITKPVSPPIVRARLRTHLSLVRIDELKETQLQIVQRLGLAAEYKDNETGLHVIRMSHYARLLGRAAGMDDIEADDLLHAAPMHDVGKIGIPDRILQKPGKLDSDEWAIMQTHAAIGAAIIGEHPDSSMLGVARQIALTHHEKWDGSGYPNQLAGENICLEGRIVAIADVFDALTSTRPYKRAWPVDDAVGYLQEQRGRHFDPTLVDLFVEKMPAVNEIRVRWEEHE, encoded by the coding sequence ATGAGCATCCATTCCCATAAAAAACCGCTGATCCTGGTGGTCGACGACGAAGCAGCCAACCTGCAATTGCTGCGCCATATACTGCAGGACGATTACCGCCTGCTGTACGCCAAGGATGGCGCGCGGGCGCTGGAACTGGCGCGCCAGGAACGCCCGGCGCTGGTCTTGCTCGACGTGATGATGCCCGGCATGAGCGGCTACGATGTATGCCGCGTGCTCAAGGCCGATCCGGCCACCAGCGCGATGCCGGTGATTTTCGTCACCGCGCTGAGCGACCCGAACGACGAACTGGTCGGCTTCGACGCCGGCGCCGTCGACTACATCACCAAGCCGGTCAGCCCGCCGATCGTGCGGGCCCGGCTGCGCACCCATTTGTCGCTGGTGCGCATCGATGAATTGAAGGAAACCCAGCTGCAAATCGTCCAGCGGCTGGGCCTGGCGGCCGAATACAAGGACAATGAAACCGGCTTGCACGTGATCCGCATGAGCCATTACGCGCGCCTGCTGGGACGCGCGGCCGGCATGGATGACATCGAGGCCGACGACTTGCTGCACGCGGCGCCGATGCACGACGTCGGCAAGATCGGCATCCCCGACCGCATCCTGCAAAAACCGGGCAAGCTGGACAGCGACGAATGGGCCATCATGCAAACCCATGCGGCGATCGGCGCCGCCATCATCGGCGAGCACCCGGACAGCAGCATGCTGGGCGTGGCGCGCCAGATCGCGCTGACGCACCATGAAAAATGGGATGGCAGCGGCTATCCGAACCAGCTGGCCGGCGAAAATATTTGCCTCGAAGGAAGGATAGTCGCGATCGCCGACGTGTTCGACGCGCTGACCTCGACCCGTCCCTACAAACGGGCCTGGCCGGTCGACGATGCGGTGGGCTACCTGCAAGAACAGCGCGGCCGGCATTTCGATCCGACGCTGGTGGACCTGTTCGTCGAGAAAATGCCGGCCGTAAATGAAATCCGCGTGCGCTGGGAGGAGCACGAGTAA